A single genomic interval of Peribacillus sp. FSL H8-0477 harbors:
- a CDS encoding IS256 family transposase: protein MTQLQFNLDIDLLKLSIMNSNLDAVIKSAVVLILNEFMEKERDNHLQVSSYERSTERQDYRNGYYERDFTMSIGKIKLKVPRTRNGDFSPSVFEKYARVDQALVLSMLEMVINGVSTRKVTHIVEQLCGENVSKSFVSSLTEKLDPIVNGWAGRPLNTTYYPFVFVDAMYIKVREHHQVVSKAVYIATALTEQNKREILGLHVDHVESFESWSQFFKQLKSRGLQSPKLVISDAHQGLVKAVQREFIGTSWQRCNVHFKRNIIEKLPKKGSSDIRLMIKRVFEAVTIDDIRLFKTELINKFGEESKYEKALQILDEGFEDTIQYMNHPEKIRQHIRSTNSLERLNQEVRRRERVIRIFPNTQSAFRLVGALLMQYQDTVYDKKKALSK, encoded by the coding sequence ATGACTCAGTTACAGTTTAACCTTGATATCGATCTTTTAAAACTTTCCATTATGAATTCTAATCTTGATGCCGTGATTAAATCAGCGGTTGTGTTGATCTTAAATGAGTTTATGGAGAAAGAGAGAGACAACCATCTACAAGTTTCATCTTATGAGCGCTCTACCGAGCGTCAGGATTATCGAAATGGCTATTATGAACGTGATTTTACGATGAGTATTGGCAAGATTAAATTGAAGGTCCCTAGAACACGTAATGGCGACTTTTCCCCTTCTGTATTTGAAAAATATGCTCGGGTCGATCAAGCGCTCGTCCTTTCCATGTTAGAGATGGTAATCAATGGAGTTTCTACACGAAAGGTTACTCATATTGTCGAACAGCTATGCGGTGAAAATGTCTCAAAATCCTTCGTTTCATCGCTGACTGAAAAGCTTGATCCCATTGTTAATGGCTGGGCAGGGAGGCCCCTCAATACCACGTACTACCCCTTTGTTTTCGTAGATGCCATGTATATCAAGGTGCGTGAGCACCATCAAGTTGTCTCAAAAGCCGTATATATTGCGACTGCCCTTACGGAACAGAATAAGCGAGAGATTCTAGGGCTCCATGTAGATCATGTAGAAAGCTTTGAATCTTGGTCACAGTTCTTTAAGCAACTAAAATCCCGCGGTCTTCAATCCCCGAAACTGGTGATTTCTGATGCCCATCAAGGGTTAGTCAAAGCAGTCCAACGGGAATTCATTGGGACCAGCTGGCAACGGTGCAATGTCCATTTTAAACGGAACATTATCGAAAAACTGCCTAAAAAGGGATCATCTGATATTCGCTTGATGATTAAACGGGTATTTGAAGCAGTCACGATAGATGATATTCGTCTATTTAAAACGGAGTTAATAAATAAATTTGGTGAGGAATCAAAATATGAAAAAGCCCTTCAAATTTTGGATGAAGGGTTCGAAGACACCATTCAATACATGAATCACCCTGAAAAAATCAGGCAGCACATTCGTAGTACAAATTCGCTGGAGCGTTTAAATCAAGAAGTACGCAGAAGAGAAAGAGTAATCCGGATCTTTCCTAATACCCAATCTGCTTTCCGATTAGTAGGTGCTCTCTTAATGCAATATCAAGACACAGTTTACGACAAGAAAAAAGCATTGTCGAAGTAG
- a CDS encoding S9 family peptidase: MTLSGILAEDLFDLKSVTDPQLSPDGSYVAFVETSIDKEDEEYLSNLFVHHFPTNQTTQWTFGSHRHSSPRWSPNGESLAFLSNRTGKNQLYVLQLAGGEANKLTDLENGASTPIWSPDSKSILFSTAIKSGKTLHEKIEKPKKEKKTAKIYDRIKYKADGKGYLEDTFSQLVIIDAKTGDTKQLTNGDQHYNPSSWSPDGKQIAYTGNDSADRDYQLNDDVFILEIDSDKTEKITPGTGFFNDPKWSPDGTWISIIGHEREYQGATLSKIWLYNTIDQSFVCLTSEWDVQVGDVSAADFHIGTVDPGLLWTNDSQGFYFLISDHGNVSVYYGSVDGAMYPSLNGQQHVYGLTINPETHEAVLAISTPVQPGDLYTYNLSTGELAQLTFINDELLKTRSLSEAEAISFPSSDGREIHGWIMKPVNYDPEKRYPLVLEIHGGPHAMYANTYFHEFQTLTAQGYTILFTNPRGSHGYGQEFVQGCVGDYGGMDYQDLMAAVDYAVNSYDFLDEQQLAVTGGSYGGFMTNWIVGHTNRFKAAVTQRCISNWLSFYGVSDIGYFFTEWEMEGDIFESPEKLWHHSPLKYAANVQTPLLLLHGELDFRCPIEQSEQFFTALKRQKKEAVLVSFPDETHEVSRSGSPRLRLQHTEQIRDWFNKYL, translated from the coding sequence ATGACCTTATCTGGTATTCTCGCAGAAGATTTATTTGATTTAAAATCAGTTACCGATCCCCAGCTGTCTCCCGACGGATCGTATGTTGCCTTTGTAGAAACAAGCATTGACAAGGAAGATGAAGAGTACCTATCTAATTTGTTTGTTCATCATTTTCCTACAAACCAAACAACCCAATGGACGTTTGGCAGTCATCGACATTCTTCACCACGTTGGTCTCCCAATGGTGAGAGTCTTGCCTTTCTATCAAACCGTACTGGAAAAAACCAATTATATGTTTTACAACTTGCCGGCGGTGAAGCTAACAAACTGACGGATCTTGAAAATGGGGCTTCCACACCTATATGGTCTCCTGATTCGAAATCGATTCTTTTTTCAACAGCCATTAAATCAGGAAAAACACTCCATGAAAAGATTGAGAAACCTAAAAAGGAGAAAAAGACCGCTAAAATTTATGATCGCATTAAATATAAAGCAGATGGGAAAGGCTATCTGGAAGATACCTTTAGTCAGCTTGTGATAATCGATGCTAAGACGGGTGATACTAAGCAGTTAACCAATGGTGATCAACATTATAATCCAAGTTCTTGGTCTCCAGATGGAAAGCAGATTGCTTACACAGGAAATGATTCCGCGGACCGGGATTATCAATTGAATGATGACGTATTTATTCTTGAAATCGATTCGGATAAAACAGAGAAAATCACGCCTGGGACCGGCTTCTTCAATGATCCCAAATGGTCACCTGATGGTACTTGGATCTCTATTATTGGTCACGAACGTGAGTATCAAGGTGCAACACTTAGTAAAATCTGGTTATACAATACTATTGACCAATCATTCGTTTGTCTAACTTCTGAATGGGATGTTCAAGTTGGCGATGTAAGTGCCGCAGACTTCCATATTGGAACCGTTGATCCTGGTTTACTTTGGACAAATGACAGCCAAGGCTTTTACTTCCTAATCAGTGATCACGGGAATGTCAGCGTTTATTATGGGTCAGTGGATGGAGCGATGTATCCTTCCCTAAATGGACAACAGCATGTGTATGGATTGACAATCAATCCAGAAACTCATGAAGCGGTTCTGGCTATCAGTACACCTGTACAGCCAGGCGATTTGTATACATATAATCTTTCAACTGGCGAACTCGCTCAGTTAACGTTTATCAATGATGAACTTCTTAAAACCCGTAGTCTTTCAGAAGCTGAAGCAATCAGTTTTCCATCAAGTGATGGACGTGAGATTCATGGATGGATAATGAAACCCGTGAACTATGATCCAGAAAAACGGTATCCATTGGTATTAGAAATACATGGCGGCCCTCATGCGATGTACGCGAATACCTATTTCCATGAATTCCAAACACTCACAGCTCAAGGCTATACCATATTGTTTACCAACCCACGGGGAAGCCACGGCTACGGACAGGAGTTTGTTCAAGGTTGTGTAGGCGATTATGGCGGCATGGACTACCAAGATTTAATGGCAGCTGTTGATTATGCAGTAAACAGTTATGATTTTCTTGACGAACAACAATTGGCAGTTACCGGAGGAAGTTACGGCGGATTTATGACTAATTGGATTGTCGGCCATACCAACCGCTTCAAGGCAGCTGTTACACAGCGCTGTATTAGTAACTGGTTAAGTTTTTATGGAGTAAGTGACATTGGCTATTTCTTTACAGAGTGGGAAATGGAAGGGGACATCTTCGAATCTCCGGAAAAATTATGGCATCATTCACCTCTTAAATATGCGGCGAATGTGCAGACTCCACTCTTGCTGTTACACGGAGAATTAGACTTCCGTTGCCCAATTGAACAATCCGAACAATTTTTCACTGCTCTTAAGAGACAGAAAAAAGAGGCCGTTCTCGTATCCTTCCCAGATGAGACTCACGAAGTTTCACGCAGCGGCTCTCCACGACTGCGCCTGCAACATACAGAACAAATCAGAGATTGGTTTAATAAATATCTATAA